A region of Streptomyces halobius DNA encodes the following proteins:
- a CDS encoding LutC/YkgG family protein, whose translation MSGRDVVLARVRRALQDVPRGEGPKDPPVPRDYLRVHGSRTPAESVNLLAENLVDYRAIVHRSEPGELDMLIMRLLAERGAETVLVPPGLPPSWMAAADPVRIHDRAASTPRELDAVDSVVTGCALAIAETGTLVLDGGHAQGRRRITLVPDHHICVVRVPEQVVDSVPQALERLAPARPLTWISGPSATSDIELGRVEGVHGPRRLEVILLAG comes from the coding sequence ATGAGCGGCCGGGACGTGGTGTTGGCGCGGGTGCGCCGGGCGTTGCAGGACGTACCGCGCGGTGAAGGGCCAAAGGACCCGCCGGTCCCGCGCGACTATCTGCGGGTGCATGGCTCGCGTACGCCCGCCGAGTCGGTGAACCTTCTCGCGGAGAATCTCGTGGACTATCGGGCGATCGTGCACCGTTCGGAGCCCGGCGAGCTGGACATGCTGATCATGCGGCTGCTGGCCGAGCGGGGCGCGGAAACCGTCCTCGTGCCGCCCGGGCTGCCGCCGTCCTGGATGGCGGCCGCCGACCCCGTGCGCATCCACGACCGCGCGGCGTCCACACCACGCGAACTCGACGCCGTGGACAGCGTCGTCACCGGCTGCGCGCTGGCCATCGCCGAGACCGGCACCCTCGTCCTGGACGGCGGACACGCTCAGGGGCGGCGCCGGATCACCCTCGTCCCCGACCACCACATCTGTGTCGTCCGCGTCCCCGAGCAGGTCGTGGACTCGGTGCCGCAGGCGCTGGAGCGGCTGGCCCCGGCACGCCCGCTGACCTGGATCTCCGGCCCGTCCGCCACCAGCGATATCGAACTCGGCCGGGTGGAGGGGGTGCATGGGCCGCGCAGGCTGGAAGTGATTCTGCTGGCGGGGTGA